The Zhihengliuella sp. ISTPL4 genomic interval TTCGGTGCCGGGGGCGGCGTCGGTGCGGCGGCGGCGCGTCGGCGGGCGGCGCGGGCTCGCTTCGCTTCGGCCTCACGCTCCGCGCGCTCTTGCTCGGCGCGGCGCTCCGCGGAGGCGGCGAGTTCGGCGCGGAGGAGCGCATGCGACCACGATTCGCCGCGGTATCGACGCTCAGGCATGGCGGGGCCGTCGGTCGAGGCGGTCGCCGCACACGGCGCGCGCGCCGCGGAAGCAGTACGCGCCAGGAACGGCGTCATGCTCGGCGCACGAGATGGCGAGGGCGGCGGGCATGACCGCGCTTCGGCTGAGTTCGCTCGTGAGCCGCGCGACGGCGGCGGCGTCCGGCGTGGGGTCCGGCTCGCGCTCGGCCTGAACCGTGCTCCGATACCGACCCTCGGCCATCTTCTGATAGACCGTCTCGGTCTTCCGGCGGTGTTCGTCCGAGATATAGCCGGGGTGCCGGGCGAGGTGGATGCGCTCACGGTCATTGTCGGCGGTGCGGTGGCTCATGGTTGGCTCCAGTCGTAGGCGGTGTGGTTCTCGGGGATCGCCGCGAGGGCATCGGCATGCGCTTCGGCGGCGAGGAGTTCGGCGGCGGCGATGAGGCCGGGCACGGTGCGCTCGCCGGTCGCGCGAGCGTCGAGCGTCGGCGTTGTCGGTGGTCGGGTGTACACGTCCGCGCCGATGACGGGCCGGGCGTAGCGGCGAGCCTCGGCGAGTGCCAGGCGTTCGCGCACGTCGGTGACGTGAGCCGCACGGGCGGCGGCTCGGTCGGCGGCGACGCGCTCAGCGGTCACGGCGCGGGCGCGCGCCTCACGCTCGGCGAGGTCCGGCGGTGTGCGTCGTGTCATCGCCATGAGAGCCCCCACGGCGAGGGGCGATGCGCTTGCACGAGTTCGGCGAGCGCGTTGAGGGCCAGCGTGCGCCGTTCCTCGGGTGTCGCGTCCGGCAGGTATGGCGAGGGCGTCACGATGCCGAGCACTTCGCGCTTCCTCGCGAGTGCGGCGAGCGCGTCGAGTGCGGCGTCTACGGTTCCCTGCGGTCGCGGGAGGATACCGAGAGCATCGCGGATGCGAGCCCCGTCGCGTCGTGCGGGTCGGATCATCACGTGAGGAGTTCCCTTCGTTCGGTCGGGCTCAGGAGTGCGGCACCGCCGTCGCGAATCGTCGCCGCGATGCGGGCCGCGCTGTCAGGGGTCAGGCCGAGGGCATCGCGGCCACGGGCGGCGGCGCGTTCCGAGGTGGCGAGAGTCGCGAGGATCGACATGCGAGGCGTGCCGCGGTTGTTCTGGACGCCGTGCCGGTCGAGGTAGCGAGACAGGAGTTCGCACCGCGCCTCGGCACGTGCCCACGCGGTGAGCGCGAACGCGAACCGGTCGAGAGCGAGGTACGGCGCGGCATCGACCGCGGCTTGCACGTACTCGGCGGCGAGCGGGTCTACGATGCCGGAGGAGTGCGCTCCGTGCGTCACGGCCGCAGTGTTCCCGGGCTCGAACGGCGGGCGGCTCCAGTCGTTCCCGGCGGTGCTCGGGTCGGGGGTCGTGGTCGTCATTGTCTCACCTCGGTTAGGGGTCGTCGGGCAGGCTCAGCGAGAGACACCGCCGCGCCCGTCGGGATGTCCACGACGTACTCACCGCCCGGCGCGAACGGATGAGCGGGAACGCGGGCGAGCATCCACTCGGGATCGGCCTCGATCACGTATAGGCACGCCGACGGGCCGTCGTAGCGCTCGCCGTAGAACCGGGCATCGCTCGGCACAGTCGTCCAACTCAGCCCGCGGCTGTACTCGGGGACGGCGCTCCGGTAGAGGGTTCGGGGCTCTCGCGGGCGCATCTGAGGTGCGCGCGCGCCGCCGTAGAGGTAGCCGACCTCGCGGAACAGGCGCACCCATTCGTCGCGCGGGAGTTCGCGGAGAGGCCAGCCATTCGGCCCCGCACCTTTCGCCCACGACACGCTCAGGATCACGGCCAGGGCGTCAAGTGCGAGGCCGGTGCGGTGGCGGTCGGCGAACAGGTCGGGAAGGTCGGCGGGCGGGCGAGGTCGCCGCCCCTCCTCACGCAGGAGGGCGAACCATTCGCGCGGTGTCATGGCAGGCTCCAGCCGGTCGGGGCGGTGGCATCGAGAGCGAACATCGGTTCGGGCTCCGGGGCGGGGTCGGGACGAACGGGCGCGGCTCGCTCCGGCTTGCGAATCGGCGTCAGGGCGAGGCCGATGACGGCGCGACGCTCGGCGGCGTGCTCGGCGTCCGTCGCGGCTCGGCAGAGGTCGCACGCGGGCGAGTAGTCGGCGAGGTCGAGCGAGTAGGACACGCGGCGGCGCTCGCTGTTCGTGCCGGTCACGCGGTCACCGTTCGGAGCAGTGCAGGCCCAGCCGGTCGCGCGCCGACCGCACCGGAAGCATGGCAGGCCAGCCGCGGAGCCTCGCGCTCGCCGCAGACGGGCGTGGATGGCTCCGTACGTTGGCACGTCCGCGGCGTACGCCGTCGCGCGGGCCACGAGGCGACGGAACGCGCCGCGATCCGCCCGCTGTGAGGGCGTCAGCGAGCGAACGGGAACGGGTCGGGGTGATTGGTCGTGCGGGCCGCTCATCGCGTCATAGGGCCGCACAGCGGATCGACCTCGCGCGCGCGGCGTTTCGAGCCCTACGCGCGCGAGGGTCTGGAGGGGCGAGGGCGCGGTCATCGTTCGGTGTCCTCGGGGCAGTCGTCGCACGGCGGGGTTGTCGCGGTGACGGTGTAGGCGTTGAGCACGTGCCACACGTCGTAGATCGCGTCCGCGCCGTAGGCGTCGAGGTGTGCCATCACGGCGGTTGCCATCTCGGCCCATGAGGCTTCGCGGCTCATCGCTCCCACCTCGCTACGGCGTCGGCGAGGTCGTCGCGGTTAGCGAGGAGTGTGAGCCCAAGCGGGAGGTTCCCCGGCATCTCGGCGCGGGCGGCTTCGATGATCGCGGCGGCGCTGTATCGACCGCCGAGGCGGCGGGAGAGGACTTCGACGGCGGCGGGGTCGAGTGTCGCGAGTGCGGCGGCTCGGAGCGCTCGCTCGGCGTCAGCCGTAGCGGAGGCGGATGCCTCGGCGGCGAGGCGAGCGTCACGGCATCCGATGCAGGGTGGCGGCTCGGCTGTGCCGCGGTGTCGAGGGCATCGAGCATCGGCGAGGGGCGCGCTCGCGCGCGTCTCCTCCTCTGTGTCTCCTCGGTCCTCCTTGGCTGACCGCTGAGCGGTTACCTTTCCGACCGCTGAGCGGTTACCTTTCTGTCGCTCAGCGGTCACCTTTCCGCCGTCATTGCTGACCGGTGAGCGGTCACCTTTCTCGGCAAGGGTGAGCGCGTAGCGAGCCGCCCCGGATCGGTTGCCGCCCTCGGCGAGCACAGCGAGTTTCGCCGCGACGATGGCCGCCGTGGCACGCCTGACCGCCGAGCGCCCGGCGGTGTCGTCATCGCATCCGAGCGCCGCGCACCGGTCAGCCATCGTGAGGCGTGCCCACGGCGTCGCGTCGCTGTCGCGGGCGCTCAGCGCGAGGCGCACGAGGAGCCGCGTCGGCGCGTGGCCGAGCCCGACACGGTGTGCCGCATCGAGAGCGGCGGATACGAGAGACGCGCCCATGATCACGCACCGCGGAGGCGGGCGGCGAGGCGGGCGCACTGCTCATCGGTCAGCGGCGGCGCGGTCGAGAGCGCGCGGGCGATGGCGGCGGCGATGTTCGCCTCGGCGAGGTCGCGGCGACGGTCGGCGATGGCCTCGGGAGGCTCTTTCAGCCGGGACGCGGTGGCGAGACGCGAGCGCGCTTGGTGCGGGGTCGGGATTCCGGGCACGGCGAACCTTTCGATTCGCCGCGGGATGACTCGCCAACAGTCCGGCTGGGGTGAACTACTTCCGTAAGTCTACGTCACCCTCTCAGAAACACCTACTGATCAGGGGAAACCCAAACCGTGGTTAGGACGCTTCGGCGGGCTCGGCGGGGGTGTCGCGCCACGCGAACGCCATGCGGTCGAGGTCGGGAATCGGCTTGCCGTCGGCGTCACGCGGGCGGCGACCGGGGCGAGTCTTGCCGATGGTCACGACGAGGCCGAGGTCTTCGATCACACGGCGCTTTTCGAGGAGCGGCATCCGACGCCAGCGCGTCGGGATCGACCGGGCTAGGGCGAGGTCAGTGAGGGGGCTCTCGCGGCGCATCGCGGTCAGGCGCTTCTCCAGAGTCTCGATCTTGTCGGCGAGGGCGAGCCCGCGCTGTCGAGCCTCGGCACGGGGGAGCGCGCCGTCAGCCACGAGGCCGATGAGTGCGCGGTGGCGTTCGCGGAGCGTGTCGAGTTCGGCGACCACGGGCGCGGTGTTCGGCTCGGCGCGGAGGTCTTTCAGCACGCGCTTATCGCCGAGCCGGGCGAGCACGATGCCGTTGACGACGGGCTCCACGTCCGCGGCTTGGATCGACACGCACCAATTCGCCGTGCAGGCGTACACCTGCTTGCCCCGGTCGGGCCGGGCGAGCATCCGACCGCCGCACACGCCGCACACGAGGAGGCCGCTCAGGAGGTGCTTCGTCGCGGTGCTCCACGCGCCCTCACGGGTGCGACCGTCGCGCATCGCGAGATAGTCGCTCCAGGTGCGAGAGTCGATCAGCGGCTCCCACGTCGGCTCGGCGTCGATGCGCTCGCCGAGGTAGGTCACGATGCCCGCGTAGTGCTCGTTGCGGAGGAGTTGCTGAACGCGGCGCATCGACCACACGGTGCGCTCGCCCTCGGCGGCGTTGGTGTCGTGCGTCGGCACGCCGCGGGCGTTGAGGTCGTTCGCGATGGCGTAGAGGCTTTCCCCGGCGTTGTACCGGCGGTAGCACTCGCGCACGATGTCGGCTTCGTGCGGCACGGGCACGATCTGACCGTCGATGCGGTCGTAGCCGAACGGGCGGCGGGAGAACTGCCAGTGCCCAGCCTCGGCGCGCTGCCGGTTCGCGGCGTACTGCCGTTCGGCTTTCTGCTCGCCCTCGTACTGCGACCATGCGGCGACGGTGCGAGCGACCGCGCGACCGGCGGGCGTGGAGAGGTCTAGACCGCCCTTCGAGGAGGTCACGAAATGCACATCGACGCCGAGGTCGATCACGCGCTCCAGGTCGCTCGTGAGGCGGAGGAGGCGGTCTTGGTGCCACGAGATGATCACTTCGGGGTGCGCGGCGAGCATCGCCTCGAACTCCGGGCGGCTCTTTCCGTTCGTCGCCGAGATGTCGTTGTCGGTGTACACGTGCACGACGCGGAGGCCGAGACGTGCGGCGAGGTCGCGGCACTCGGGGAGTTGCCGATCTACGCCGAGCATCTGCCCCGTACGGTCCTGCGAGATGCGGAGGTAGATCACGCACGTGTCGGGGCCGAGGTGGTCGAGCGGGCTCGCGGGTCGCCTACGTCGTGTTGCCATACGTCGATAATACGCCGTCACGGTTATCACCGGTCTCGTCGTGCTCATTTGGGCGGTCGCCGGGCCCGCGCTCACGTCCCTGTTCGAGCAGGCCATCCAGCGGGTGTCGGGGCTCTGACATGCGTGTGGCCGCGGCGGTGAGCGAAGAGCGCGGGTCGAACCCGGTGGAATTCGTGCTCGTCGGCACGCTTCTCACCGCGCTCACGCTCGCGGTGCTGCAGCTCGCGTTCGCGATCTACGTGCGCAACGTCGTCCACGACGCGGCCGTCGAGGGGGCGTACTACGCGGCTCTCGCGGACACGACCCCCGCGGAGGGGGAGGAGCGGGCGCGCGAGGTCATCCGTCGCGCGGTGGGCCCCTCCTACTCGGACGACATCGCCGTCAGCTCGGCGCGGCGGGAGGGGCAGGAGACCGTCGTGGTCAGGATCCGGACGACTCTCCCGGTGTTCGGCCTCCTCGGTGTCCCGGCCGCTTTGCAGGTCGAGGCCGACGCACCGGCGGAGTCGTTCGATGCGCGATGACACGGGATCGAGCTCGCTCGAGTTCATCGCGGTCGGAGTGATCATGCTCGTGCCGCTGCTGTACCTCGTGATCGCGGTGGGTTCGGTGCAGGAGCAGTCGCTGGGCGTCGAGGCCGCGGCACGACAGGCCGCCCGTGCCATCGCTTCGGCACCTGACACCGCGCACGCCGCGGCCCGCGCGGATCAGGTGCTGGAGGGGATCGTCGCGGAGTACGGCATCGATCCCGGAGCGATCGACGTCGGGGTGGCCTGTCGCCCCGATTCGTCGCCCTGCCCGGCGGCCGGAGCGACGGTGGTGGTCACGGTCTCGACGAGTGTGCCGCTGCCGCTGGTGCCCGGAGTGCTCGGGCTCGATCAGGCGACGTCCGTCCCCGTGGAGGCCGTGTCGGTGCAGAAGGTCTCCCGGCGATGGAGCGGCGGATGAAGCCGCGAATGCTCGACGCGGACCAGCGCGGAAAAGGTGACGAGGGGAGCGTCCTCCTGCTCGTCCTCGGCTACCTGATCCTCGCGCTCGCCGTGCTGTTCGTGTGTGCGTGCGCCACCGACCTCTACATCTCCCAGAAGCGCCTGGACGGGCTCGCCGATGCGGCGGCGCTCGCCGGAGCGGACGGCTTCCTGCTGCAGGTGGAGGGGGAGACGCCGCGCGCGACGCTCACTGACGCGCGGGTCGCCGAGCAGGCGATGCCGCTCGTCCGCGACGCGGGGTTCGAGGCGACCGTCATCGATGCGGGCACTCCGGACGGCGTCAGCGCGCGCGTCACGGTCGCGGCGCTCTGGCATCCGCCCCTGCTCTCGCCTTTCGTGCCCGACGGGGTGACGCTGCAGGCGACGGCGACGAGCCGCACGGCGCTGCGCTGAACGACCGACCGGCTCAGTCGTCGGGCGAGGCCGGGGGAGTGCGCGGAACGAACCGGGGGATCCAGCGGAGGAACCCGGCGGCGCCGACGAGCCCGATCAGCCCCATGGCCCCGGCCGCGAACGAGAGGGACGCGACCGCGGTGATGCCCGAGACGAGGAGCGGAGCGACCGCGCCGCCGGCATCGGTCAGCGTGCGCCACGACCCGAGGAACGCAGCGGGGTCGTGCTTCGGGGCGACATCAGCGCCGAGGGTCAGGAGGATGCCGCTGGACAGCCCGTTGCCGACACCGAGGACCGCAGCGAACATCCCGAACCAGAGCACCGCGGAGTCGACGTCGTGCGTGAACGACAGGGCGAGGAACCCGGCGCCCATCAGCACCATCGCGGGCATCGCCGCCCAGAGCCGCCCGAAGCGGTCCATCACCTGACCGCTGGCGTAGAAGAGGGCGAAGTCGATGGCGCCGGAGACACCGACGACGAGGGCGATGGTCGAGGCGTCAAGGCCCAGCGAGAGGCCCCACAGCGGGAGGACGACCTGCCGCGCCGACCGCACCGCCGAGAGCGAGGCCGCGGCGAGTCCGAGCCGGCCGAGCACTCCGCGCTGCCGCCACATCGTCTGGAAGATCCCGACCCGCTCGATGGTCGGGATCGACCCGCTCACGGCCTCGCCGCTGTCCTCCGCGAACCGGACGGTCGTCCGCAGCGGGGCGACGGTCTTCTCCGGATCCGGTCCGAAGAGCACGAGCACGACCATGACCACGAGGCAGACGAGGAAGAACCAGATCGCCGCCGCCTCGGTGCCGAAGAGCTGCAGGAGACCGGCGGAGACGAACGGGCCGATGAAGATGCCCAGGCGGAAGCTGCCGCCGAGCAGGGAGAGCGAGCGGGCGCGGAACGCCAGCGGCACCCGCGTGGTCATGAACGCGTGCCGGGCGAGCCCGAACGCGGCGGCGCACAGCCCGAGGAGGAACACCGACGCCGCGAGGACCCCGAGCGACGGCGCGAAGACCATCCCGACGGCGGCGAGAATCGCGATGACGCCCGCGATCACCATCGTGAAGCGCTCGCCGATGCGGCCCACCGCCCAGCCGGCCGGGAGGTTGCCGCAGAGCTGGCCGACCACGAGCGCCGACGCGACCAAGGCCGCGAAGGCGACATCGGCGCCCATGGACGCGGCGATGACCGGGATGAGCGGGATGACCGCGCCCTCGCCGAGCGAGAAGAGGACGGTCGGCAGGTACACCATCGGCCCGAACTGGCGGAGGACCGTGGATGCACTGCTCACGCCCCTCACGCTACTCCGGTCAGCGTGGGGCCCCGGACATGGCCGTCCCCGCGCGCGCGGGCGGCACGTTAGGCTGAGGTGTCATGCTCGAACTAGATCTCTCCGCCGAAATCCAGGCGCTCAGGCACACCTTCGGCGACATCAGCGAGGTCGTCGATGTCAACCGTCTCCGCGAGGACATCGCGCGTCTCAGCGAGGAGGCCGGCGCGCCCGACCTCTGGGACGACACCGAGAACGCCCAGAAGGTCACCAGCGCCCTGAGCCACCGCCAGTCGGAGCTCGCCCGCATCACCGGCATCGCGCAGCGTCTCGACGACCTCGAGGTGCTCGTCGACCTCGCGAACGAGATGGGCGATGAGGAGTCGGCCGTCGAGGCGCGCAAGGAGCTCCAGACCCTCACCGACCTCATCAACCAGCTCGAGGTGCAGACGCTGCTCGACGGCGAGTACGACGAGCGCAGCGCGATCGTCACCATCCGCTCCGGCGCCGGCGGCGACGACGCCACCGACTTCGCCGAGATGCTCATGCGCATGTATCTGCGCTGGGCGGAGCGCCACAAGTACCCCGTGAAGGTCATGGACACCTCGTACGCCGAGGGCGCCGGCATCAAGTCGGCGACCTTCGAGATCGACGCGCCCTACGCCTTCGGCACGATCTCCGTCGAGGCCGGCACGCACCGTCTCGCCCGGATCAGCCCGTTCGGCTCCGCGGACAAGCGTCAGACGTCGTTCGCGGCCGTCGAGGTCATCCCGCTCATGGAGGAGGCGACCGAGGTCGACATCCCCGAGAGCGACATCCGTGTCGACGTCTTCCGTTCCTCGGGCCCCGGTGGGCAGTCCGTCAACACGACCGACTCCGCCGTGCGCATCACGCACCTCCCGACCGGCATCGTCGTGTCGATGCAGAACGAGAAGTCGCAGATCCAGAACCGCGCCGCGGCCATGCGGGTGCTGCAGAACCGCCTGCTCCTGCTGCAGAAGGAGCAGGAGGCCGCCAAGAAGAAGGAACTCGCGGGCAACATCACCGCGAGCTGGGGCGACCAGATGCGCTCCTACTTCCTCTACGGCCAGCAGCTCGTCAAGGACCTCCGCACGGGTCAGGAGTCCGGCAACCCGGCCGCGGTGTTCGACGGCGACCTCGACGACTTCATCTCGGCGGGCATCCGCTGGCGTAAGCGCAAAGACGAGGACTGACCCACACGTCGAAGGCCCCGGAAGCTTCCGGGGCCTTCGTCGTGTGTCGAGGGAGCCTCAGCGTGCCGACGCCTCGACGGTCACGCGGGCGGCCTCCTGCAGCATCTCGTTCGTGATGACGATCACGTAGGACGGACTCTCGGCGACATCGAACGAGACGGTGCCCTCCGCCGTCGTCCCGGCGTTCTGCTCGGTGGACTCCAGCGTCGCGTCGCCGAAGATGTCGTCGTCGCCCTCGACGCCGTCTGCCGTCTCGACGGAGAAGTAGGTCGGGTGGACGTAGGTGGTCCCCTCGAGTGTCTCCCAGGTGAGATCGATCACCAGGTAACCGCCGTTCGCGGCCTCGAAGTCCGTGCCGTTGGTCGGACCGAACGTGGCTGAACGGATCGTGACCTCGGCCGTGCCTGACAGCTGCGACACGGTCACAGGCTCGCCGAGCGTTCCCTCGACGACCTCGCCCGCACCCGCGTCGCCGGTGTCATCGGCCTCCGGTGCCGGGCTCTGGCTCGTGCCCTCGTCGTAATCCGGAAGTGTGACCGGGCGCACCGTGTTCGCGACGGCCAGGACGAAGATGATGCTCACGACGATCGCGACGATCCCGCCGAGCACGGACACCC includes:
- a CDS encoding recombinase family protein, with protein sequence MATRRRRPASPLDHLGPDTCVIYLRISQDRTGQMLGVDRQLPECRDLAARLGLRVVHVYTDNDISATNGKSRPEFEAMLAAHPEVIISWHQDRLLRLTSDLERVIDLGVDVHFVTSSKGGLDLSTPAGRAVARTVAAWSQYEGEQKAERQYAANRQRAEAGHWQFSRRPFGYDRIDGQIVPVPHEADIVRECYRRYNAGESLYAIANDLNARGVPTHDTNAAEGERTVWSMRRVQQLLRNEHYAGIVTYLGERIDAEPTWEPLIDSRTWSDYLAMRDGRTREGAWSTATKHLLSGLLVCGVCGGRMLARPDRGKQVYACTANWCVSIQAADVEPVVNGIVLARLGDKRVLKDLRAEPNTAPVVAELDTLRERHRALIGLVADGALPRAEARQRGLALADKIETLEKRLTAMRRESPLTDLALARSIPTRWRRMPLLEKRRVIEDLGLVVTIGKTRPGRRPRDADGKPIPDLDRMAFAWRDTPAEPAEAS
- a CDS encoding TadE/TadG family type IV pilus assembly protein; translated protein: MRVAAAVSEERGSNPVEFVLVGTLLTALTLAVLQLAFAIYVRNVVHDAAVEGAYYAALADTTPAEGEERAREVIRRAVGPSYSDDIAVSSARREGQETVVVRIRTTLPVFGLLGVPAALQVEADAPAESFDAR
- a CDS encoding TadE family protein, producing MRDDTGSSSLEFIAVGVIMLVPLLYLVIAVGSVQEQSLGVEAAARQAARAIASAPDTAHAAARADQVLEGIVAEYGIDPGAIDVGVACRPDSSPCPAAGATVVVTVSTSVPLPLVPGVLGLDQATSVPVEAVSVQKVSRRWSGG
- a CDS encoding pilus assembly protein TadG-related protein, with the protein product MKPRMLDADQRGKGDEGSVLLLVLGYLILALAVLFVCACATDLYISQKRLDGLADAAALAGADGFLLQVEGETPRATLTDARVAEQAMPLVRDAGFEATVIDAGTPDGVSARVTVAALWHPPLLSPFVPDGVTLQATATSRTALR
- a CDS encoding MFS transporter gives rise to the protein MVYLPTVLFSLGEGAVIPLIPVIAASMGADVAFAALVASALVVGQLCGNLPAGWAVGRIGERFTMVIAGVIAILAAVGMVFAPSLGVLAASVFLLGLCAAAFGLARHAFMTTRVPLAFRARSLSLLGGSFRLGIFIGPFVSAGLLQLFGTEAAAIWFFLVCLVVMVVLVLFGPDPEKTVAPLRTTVRFAEDSGEAVSGSIPTIERVGIFQTMWRQRGVLGRLGLAAASLSAVRSARQVVLPLWGLSLGLDASTIALVVGVSGAIDFALFYASGQVMDRFGRLWAAMPAMVLMGAGFLALSFTHDVDSAVLWFGMFAAVLGVGNGLSSGILLTLGADVAPKHDPAAFLGSWRTLTDAGGAVAPLLVSGITAVASLSFAAGAMGLIGLVGAAGFLRWIPRFVPRTPPASPDD
- the prfB gene encoding peptide chain release factor 2; the encoded protein is MLELDLSAEIQALRHTFGDISEVVDVNRLREDIARLSEEAGAPDLWDDTENAQKVTSALSHRQSELARITGIAQRLDDLEVLVDLANEMGDEESAVEARKELQTLTDLINQLEVQTLLDGEYDERSAIVTIRSGAGGDDATDFAEMLMRMYLRWAERHKYPVKVMDTSYAEGAGIKSATFEIDAPYAFGTISVEAGTHRLARISPFGSADKRQTSFAAVEVIPLMEEATEVDIPESDIRVDVFRSSGPGGQSVNTTDSAVRITHLPTGIVVSMQNEKSQIQNRAAAMRVLQNRLLLLQKEQEAAKKKELAGNITASWGDQMRSYFLYGQQLVKDLRTGQESGNPAAVFDGDLDDFISAGIRWRKRKDED